The Burkholderia pyrrocinia genome has a segment encoding these proteins:
- the dusB gene encoding tRNA dihydrouridine synthase DusB, giving the protein MPVIGSHVLRNNLFVAPMAGVTDRPFRQLCKRLGAGYAVSEMVASNAQLWKSAKTMRRANHEGEVEPIAVQIAGADPAMMAEAARYNVDNGAQIIDINMGCPAKKVCNVAAGSALLQNEPLVQWIVEAVVAAVGTGPDAVPVTLKIRTGWDREHKNAITVARLAEAAGISMLTVHGRTRADLYRGEAEYDTIAAVKAAVRIPVVANGDITSPAKAKAVLDATGADALMIGRAAQGRPWLFREIDHFLQTGELLPPPLIDEIQQVMNEHLEDHYAFYGEFTGVRTARKHIGWYTRGLSGANGFRHRMNTLDSSREQLAAVNAFFEAQKALSDHLVYVDDEEENGQRESDDHNQLAA; this is encoded by the coding sequence ATGCCCGTTATCGGCTCTCACGTATTGCGTAACAACCTGTTCGTCGCCCCGATGGCCGGGGTGACGGATCGTCCGTTCCGTCAGCTGTGCAAGCGGCTGGGGGCCGGTTACGCCGTGTCCGAGATGGTCGCGTCCAACGCGCAGCTGTGGAAAAGCGCGAAGACGATGCGGCGCGCGAACCACGAAGGCGAAGTGGAGCCGATCGCGGTGCAGATCGCCGGCGCCGATCCGGCGATGATGGCCGAAGCGGCCCGCTACAACGTCGACAACGGCGCGCAGATCATCGACATCAACATGGGCTGCCCGGCGAAGAAGGTCTGCAACGTCGCGGCCGGCTCCGCGCTGCTGCAGAACGAGCCGCTCGTGCAATGGATCGTCGAGGCCGTCGTCGCGGCGGTCGGCACGGGGCCCGATGCGGTGCCCGTCACGCTGAAGATCCGCACCGGCTGGGACCGCGAGCACAAGAACGCGATCACGGTCGCGCGTCTCGCCGAAGCCGCCGGCATCTCGATGCTCACCGTGCACGGCCGCACGCGCGCCGACCTGTACCGCGGCGAAGCAGAATACGACACCATCGCGGCCGTGAAGGCGGCCGTGCGGATTCCGGTCGTCGCGAACGGCGACATCACGTCGCCCGCAAAAGCGAAGGCCGTGCTCGATGCAACGGGCGCCGACGCACTGATGATCGGTCGTGCCGCGCAAGGCCGGCCGTGGTTGTTCCGTGAAATCGATCATTTCCTGCAAACCGGCGAGCTGCTGCCGCCGCCGCTGATCGACGAGATCCAGCAGGTGATGAATGAACACCTGGAAGACCACTACGCGTTCTATGGCGAATTCACGGGAGTCCGTACTGCGCGCAAGCACATCGGCTGGTACACTCGCGGCCTTTCCGGTGCCAACGGGTTCCGGCACAGGATGAACACGCTCGATTCCTCCCGCGAGCAGCTCGCCGCCGTCAATGCATTCTTCGAGGCGCAAAAAGCGCTGTCGGACCACCTCGTCTACGTCGACGACGAAGAGGAAAACGGCCAGCGCGAGTCGGACGACCATAACCAGTTAGCAGCATGA
- a CDS encoding UbiH/UbiF/VisC/COQ6 family ubiquinone biosynthesis hydroxylase has protein sequence MTTASSPATPDYDLAIVGAGPVGLALAGWLARRSATQHASIALIDAREPAASASDPRAIAVSHGSHVLLDTLAWPADATPIEHIHVSQRGHFGRTLIDRDEHDLAALGYVVRYGSLVQALAGAVRGTRVDWLTSTTARAPQQDADGVTLTLDGPQGERTLRARIVINAEGGLFHEQQADAGKHRRDYGQTALVGTVTVSAPRPYVAWERFTHEGPLALLPLGGPRQADYALVWCCTPDEAARRGALPDDAFLRELGSAFGERMGQFVAIAGRASFPLGLNAAQTLVSGRVAIVGNAAQTLHPVAGQGLNLGLRDAHTLVDTLSVQGFEATALATFNARRALDRRFTIGATDTLARLFTIDAGPLPLLRGAALTALEFVPPLKKAIARQMMFGQRN, from the coding sequence ATGACGACCGCCTCCTCCCCGGCCACGCCGGACTACGACCTCGCCATCGTCGGTGCGGGCCCCGTCGGGCTCGCGCTCGCCGGCTGGCTCGCGCGCCGCAGCGCAACGCAGCACGCGTCGATCGCGCTGATCGATGCGCGCGAACCGGCCGCGAGCGCGAGCGACCCGCGCGCGATCGCCGTCTCGCACGGCAGCCACGTGCTGCTCGACACGCTCGCGTGGCCTGCCGACGCGACGCCGATCGAACATATCCACGTGTCGCAGCGCGGCCATTTCGGCCGCACGCTGATCGATCGCGACGAGCACGACCTCGCCGCGCTCGGCTATGTCGTGCGCTACGGCTCGCTCGTGCAGGCGCTCGCGGGCGCCGTGCGCGGCACGCGCGTCGACTGGCTCACGTCGACCACCGCGCGCGCGCCGCAGCAGGACGCCGACGGCGTCACGCTGACGCTCGACGGCCCGCAGGGCGAGCGTACGCTGCGCGCGCGCATCGTCATCAACGCCGAAGGCGGGCTGTTCCACGAACAGCAGGCCGACGCCGGCAAGCATCGCCGCGACTACGGGCAGACCGCGCTCGTCGGCACGGTCACGGTATCGGCGCCGCGCCCGTACGTCGCATGGGAGCGCTTCACGCACGAAGGCCCGCTCGCGCTGCTGCCGCTCGGCGGGCCGCGCCAGGCCGACTACGCGCTCGTCTGGTGCTGCACGCCGGACGAAGCGGCGCGGCGCGGCGCGCTGCCCGACGACGCGTTCCTGCGCGAGCTCGGCAGCGCGTTCGGCGAACGCATGGGCCAGTTCGTCGCGATCGCGGGCCGCGCGTCGTTTCCGCTCGGGCTGAACGCCGCGCAGACGCTCGTCAGCGGCCGCGTCGCGATCGTCGGCAATGCCGCGCAGACCCTGCACCCCGTCGCGGGCCAGGGGCTCAACCTCGGGCTGCGCGATGCACATACGCTCGTCGACACGCTGTCCGTGCAGGGCTTCGAAGCGACCGCGCTCGCGACCTTCAACGCGCGCCGCGCGCTCGACCGGCGCTTCACGATCGGCGCGACCGACACGCTTGCGCGGCTGTTCACGATCGACGCGGGCCCGCTCCCGCTGCTGCGTGGCGCCGCGCTCACCGCGCTCGAGTTCGTGCCGCCGCTCAAGAAGGCGATCGCGCGCCAGATGATGTTCGGCCAGCGCAACTGA
- a CDS encoding aminopeptidase P N-terminal domain-containing protein: MNAPLDPAIAVDVYRQRRERVLAALRAAGGGVAIVPTAPELLRNRDTAYPYRHDSYFHYLTGFTEPDAVLVLNAAAPHGAPESILFCRGKNADREIWEGFHYGPEAARDAFGFDAAFAVDVIDTEMPRLLADAGTVHYRFGASADFDRQLAGWIDAVRALARTGVAAPDAMLDLTPLVDDMRLVKDEHELAIMMRAAHISALAHRRAMQVCRPGIREYELEAELLYTFRKHGAQAPAYGSIVAAGANACVLHYPAGNAAAQDGDLILIDAACELDGYASDITRTFPANGRFSPAQRTLYDIVLAAQQAAIDATRAGVPFEAPHDAAVRVLAQGLLDTGIIPKARFSNVDDVIAERAYARFYMHRTGHWIGMDVHDCGDYRERLAERDGNGALPWRTLKPGMTLTVEPGLYVRAADDVPPEYWNIGIRIEDDAIVREQGCELITRGVPVAADEIEALMRAGA, encoded by the coding sequence ATGAATGCGCCCCTCGACCCCGCCATCGCCGTCGACGTCTACCGCCAGCGCCGTGAACGCGTGCTTGCCGCACTGCGCGCCGCGGGCGGCGGCGTCGCCATCGTCCCCACCGCGCCGGAACTGCTGCGCAACCGCGATACGGCCTACCCGTACCGGCACGACAGCTACTTCCACTACCTGACGGGCTTCACCGAGCCGGATGCCGTGCTCGTGCTGAACGCGGCCGCGCCGCACGGCGCGCCGGAGTCGATCCTGTTCTGCCGCGGCAAGAATGCCGACCGCGAGATCTGGGAAGGCTTCCACTACGGGCCCGAAGCCGCGCGCGACGCGTTCGGTTTCGACGCGGCATTCGCGGTCGACGTGATCGACACCGAGATGCCGCGCCTGCTCGCCGACGCGGGCACCGTGCACTACCGGTTCGGCGCATCCGCCGACTTCGACCGCCAGCTCGCGGGCTGGATCGACGCGGTGCGCGCGCTGGCGCGCACCGGCGTCGCCGCGCCGGACGCGATGCTCGACCTCACGCCGCTCGTCGACGACATGCGGCTCGTGAAGGACGAGCACGAACTCGCGATCATGATGCGCGCCGCGCACATCTCCGCGCTCGCGCACCGCCGCGCGATGCAGGTGTGCCGCCCCGGCATCCGCGAATACGAACTCGAGGCCGAGCTGCTGTATACGTTCCGCAAGCACGGCGCGCAGGCGCCCGCGTACGGCTCGATCGTCGCGGCCGGCGCGAACGCGTGCGTGCTGCACTACCCGGCCGGCAACGCGGCTGCGCAGGACGGCGACCTGATCCTGATCGACGCCGCGTGCGAGCTCGACGGCTACGCGTCGGACATCACGCGCACGTTCCCGGCCAACGGGCGCTTCTCGCCCGCGCAGCGCACGCTGTACGACATCGTGCTCGCCGCGCAGCAGGCCGCGATCGATGCGACGCGCGCAGGGGTGCCGTTCGAGGCGCCGCACGATGCGGCCGTGCGCGTGCTCGCGCAGGGGCTGCTCGACACCGGCATCATCCCGAAAGCGCGCTTCTCGAACGTCGACGACGTGATCGCCGAGCGCGCGTACGCGCGCTTCTACATGCACCGCACGGGCCACTGGATCGGCATGGACGTGCATGACTGCGGCGACTACCGCGAGCGCCTCGCCGAGCGCGACGGCAACGGCGCGCTGCCGTGGCGCACGCTGAAGCCCGGCATGACGCTGACGGTCGAGCCCGGCCTGTATGTGCGCGCAGCCGACGACGTGCCGCCCGAGTACTGGAACATCGGCATCCGCATCGAGGACGACGCGATCGTGCGCGAGCAGGGCTGCGAGCTGATCACGCGCGGCGTGCCCGTCGCGGCCGACGAAATCGAAGCGCTGATGCGCGCGGGCGCATGA
- a CDS encoding glutathione S-transferase family protein gives MKLIGSLSSPYVRKARIVLAEKKIDYKLELENVWAPDTDIHASNPLGKVPCLVMEDGAAVFDSRVICEYVDTLSPVGKLIPQSGRERVEVRCWEALGDGVLDAAVAIRLEHTMRDEVQRSASWIARQQRKIDDALVAMSQGLGGKTWCVGNHYSLADIALGCALGYLDFRMPEVNWRDRHPNLDKHFVKLLQRQSFADTLPQN, from the coding sequence ATGAAATTAATCGGTTCGCTCAGCAGCCCGTACGTCCGAAAGGCGCGGATCGTGCTCGCTGAAAAGAAGATCGACTACAAGCTGGAGCTCGAGAACGTGTGGGCGCCGGACACGGATATTCATGCATCGAATCCGCTCGGCAAGGTCCCGTGCCTCGTGATGGAAGATGGTGCCGCGGTGTTCGATTCCCGCGTGATCTGCGAATACGTCGATACGCTGTCGCCGGTCGGCAAGCTGATTCCGCAGTCGGGCCGCGAGCGCGTCGAAGTGCGCTGCTGGGAAGCGCTGGGCGACGGCGTGCTCGACGCGGCGGTCGCGATTCGTCTCGAACACACGATGCGCGACGAGGTGCAGCGCAGCGCGAGCTGGATCGCGCGCCAGCAGCGCAAGATCGACGATGCGCTCGTTGCGATGTCGCAGGGTCTCGGCGGCAAGACGTGGTGCGTCGGTAATCATTACTCGCTCGCCGACATCGCACTCGGCTGCGCGCTCGGCTATCTCGACTTCCGGATGCCCGAGGTCAACTGGCGCGATCGCCACCCGAACCTCGACAAGCACTTCGTGAAGCTGCTGCAGCGGCAATCGTTCGCCGACACGCTGCCGCAGAACTGA
- a CDS encoding FMN-binding glutamate synthase family protein, protein MLSRRYLAMWCAVLLLAATAALASIHTLSWLWILIPAALVALGLYDLKQDRHAILRNYPLWGHFRFLFEFIRPEIRQYFVEDDTDEKPFSRAQRSLVYQRAKNVADNRPYGTELNVKAVAHEWISHSLAPTKLPNHDFRIRVGANRAQPYDISIFNISAMSFGSLSANAIRSLNLGAKKGGFAHDTGEGSLSKYHRENGGDIIWEIASGYFGCRNDDGTFNPDKFAKQAADPQVKMIEVKLSQGAKPGHGGVLPAAKITPEIAETRGVPMGKDCISPATHSEFSTPRGLLEFVERLRTLSGGKPTGFKLCVGHPWEFFGIAKAMIETGIVPDFIVVDGAEGGTGAAPLEFTDHVGVPLQEGLLLVHNTLVGIGVRDRVKLGASGKIITAFDVARTLAIGADWVNSARGFMFAVGCIQAQTCHTGRCPTGVATQDPVRQRALVVPDKADRVYNFHRNTLHALQELVQAAGLAHPSELRAHHIVQRIAPHEVRLMSQLLKYLKPGALLDGHTCGFTLYDKWWPIARSDSFTLGEAVYASIE, encoded by the coding sequence ATGCTTTCACGACGCTATCTGGCGATGTGGTGTGCCGTCCTGCTGCTCGCCGCGACGGCCGCGCTCGCGTCGATCCACACGCTTTCCTGGCTATGGATCCTGATCCCCGCCGCCCTCGTCGCGCTCGGCCTGTACGACCTGAAGCAGGACCGTCACGCGATCCTGCGCAACTATCCGCTCTGGGGTCACTTCCGCTTCCTGTTCGAGTTCATCCGCCCCGAGATCCGCCAGTACTTCGTCGAGGACGACACCGACGAGAAACCGTTCTCGCGCGCGCAGCGCAGCCTCGTCTACCAGCGCGCGAAGAACGTCGCCGACAATCGCCCGTACGGCACCGAGCTGAACGTGAAGGCCGTCGCGCACGAATGGATCAGCCATTCGCTCGCGCCGACCAAGCTGCCGAACCACGATTTCCGCATCCGCGTCGGCGCGAATCGCGCGCAACCGTATGACATTTCGATCTTCAACATCTCGGCGATGAGCTTCGGCTCGCTGTCCGCGAACGCGATCCGCTCGCTGAACCTCGGCGCGAAGAAAGGCGGTTTCGCGCACGACACCGGCGAAGGCTCGCTGTCGAAGTACCATCGCGAGAACGGCGGCGACATCATCTGGGAAATCGCGTCGGGCTACTTCGGCTGCCGCAACGACGACGGCACGTTCAACCCCGACAAGTTTGCGAAGCAGGCCGCCGATCCGCAGGTCAAGATGATCGAGGTGAAGCTGTCGCAGGGCGCGAAGCCCGGCCACGGTGGCGTGCTGCCGGCCGCGAAGATCACGCCGGAGATCGCCGAGACGCGCGGCGTGCCGATGGGCAAGGACTGCATCTCGCCCGCGACGCACTCGGAATTCTCGACACCGCGCGGGCTGCTCGAATTCGTCGAGCGGCTGCGCACGCTGTCGGGCGGCAAGCCGACCGGCTTCAAGCTGTGCGTCGGCCATCCGTGGGAATTCTTCGGGATCGCGAAGGCGATGATCGAGACGGGCATCGTGCCGGACTTCATCGTCGTCGACGGTGCGGAAGGCGGCACGGGCGCGGCGCCGCTCGAATTCACCGACCACGTCGGCGTGCCGCTGCAGGAAGGGCTGCTGCTCGTGCACAACACGCTCGTCGGGATCGGCGTGCGCGATCGCGTGAAGCTCGGCGCGAGCGGCAAGATCATCACCGCGTTCGACGTCGCGCGCACGCTCGCGATCGGCGCGGACTGGGTGAACTCGGCGCGCGGCTTCATGTTCGCGGTCGGCTGCATCCAGGCGCAGACCTGCCATACGGGCCGTTGCCCGACCGGCGTCGCGACGCAGGACCCGGTGCGCCAGCGCGCGCTCGTCGTGCCCGACAAGGCCGACCGCGTGTACAACTTCCACCGCAATACGCTGCACGCGCTGCAGGAACTCGTGCAGGCGGCCGGCCTCGCGCATCCGTCCGAGCTGCGCGCGCATCACATCGTGCAGCGCATCGCGCCGCACGAGGTCCGGCTGATGTCGCAGTTGCTGAAGTACCTGAAGCCCGGCGCGCTGCTCGACGGCCACACGTGCGGCTTCACGCTGTACGACAAGTGGTGGCCGATCGCGCGCAGCGATTCGTTCACGCTCGGCGAGGCCGTGTACGCGTCGATCGAGTAA